The Symphalangus syndactylus isolate Jambi chromosome 1, NHGRI_mSymSyn1-v2.1_pri, whole genome shotgun sequence DNA segment TCGGGTCGGACCCGCAGCCCCCGACGCCGGGCCTGAGGGTTCCCCCCGCCCCGGCCTCCTGCCAGTCACTACCACCCCTAGCCTCTCCAGCTGAGCTCGGCGCCGGGAGAGGATTAAGTAAGTGCTGAGGTCGCTGCTCCTGTGCAAGAAGGGAGGCATCACAGGGTCGCGGAGGCGGGCATGGGGATTGGGGCAGGGAGGACTGAGAGACCTGGTGGAGAATGGCATGCGGGTTCTCAAAGGTCGCGGTGCCGACCCCTTTCACCCcggtttccttcccttcccctttggACCCTGAGGCAGGCCTGGAAAGTGGTCAGTAGGGCCCCTTCTCTCCTTTGGGAGGCGATGTAAACAGAGCCCCAGGGCACGAGTTAAGGGTTTGGCCCAAGGTCACGCCCGGTATCAGTTGCAAAGCCAAGAAAAGAACCCGGGACTTCCTATGTGCCCAGCCTAGTTGGAGGGAGAAGGCAAAGAGGGATGAGCCTTTCTACCTCATAACTCTCTGCCAGCCTTGCCCTTTCCTCAGGGACCATCAGAGGTGTGTACACACCTCACACACGCCCATGCGTCTGCACAGGGTGGCAACCCCACTAATGCCCATGAACCAGCACAGGGGAATGTGTGCACCCATGAGCTAGGTATCCCTCCTTTCCCTAGGCCGCCCTATCTGCAGCTTGGCTGGGACCTCTTCCCACCCCACCTTAACCAGGGCCCTCTGCACTGGGCAAATCTCTCACCCTCTGCTTCCAGGGGAGGAGGGTAAAGGAAGAGAAGGCACCCAAACTGGGAGCTCCATTCCTGCCTCGCCTTTCTCCTTGACCCTAGCAGCCCCTCTATtgttggtgggtggggagggcagtCCAGTGTCCCCTAGAGCCTGCAGAGAAGCCCCGCCAGAGAACCAgagcctctctctccttcttgtcTTCTGGTCTTTCCACATCAGCCTCCACCCACACTCCAAGCATAGTCTGGACCACACAGTGGACTGGATCCAGGGGCTCCCATGGCTCCCCTTTGTGACTGGGTTGGCCATGGGGAGAAAATCTAACATGTAGTGGATGCTTACTGTGGATGGGGGTTGTGCTGAGCTAAGTCTTTCTTCGAGACCTGTTTGTTCTGCCATTCTGTAACCCCATGACCCTGTGGGGATGTTCTCAATATCCCCACCTTAGACTCAGGAAAACGGAGACACAGAGAGGTGGAGTGACTTTCTAGGGATCACTAGTTAAGCGGCTGAGCTAGGTTTCAAAGACAGGCCTGTCTGACTCTTGGGCAAGTGTTTCCGTCCAGGAAAGGAAAAAGCTGTGGTATTTTTTCCCCAAGCAAGATGAGGGATGTGGGAGGCAGCGAATGAGGAGGTGGATATGGGGAGGTGGGGGATATGGGGACACAGGTTGGGGGGAGTTTTTGATCAAGGGAGGGAGACTTTTTCTTTCAAACATCCCCACTGCCTTTCCTATCTTCCAGGTTTGATCACTATTATCATCTTACCCACAGACAGAGGATGCAGGGCTTCATTTTTGTTCCTAAAAGCAGGGGCACCGTAGATATGTAAAGTATGTGTCCTAATGTCTCCTGAATTTGCCCTCATCCTTGCCCTCAAACCTTTACCTCCCCAGTGCTTTCAGAACctagagagacttcatctcactACTGAGCCCCTGTCCTTAGCCTCATGtttcttattctttcctttctaGCACCCAGGAAGGCAGGGGGCTCCCTTTATCCAAGGAGGTGGCTGTGCAGGTGGCCACCACAGGTGGCAGGAACCACAGGCTGGGGCACTCCGGAGTCAGGAGTGAGTGGGCAGGTTGACTGGCCTCAGGCAGCCTCTCAGCCAGGGCCCTCTCCGCGTCAGCATGAACTCCAGGACCGCATCTGCTAGGGGCTGGTTCAGCAGCCGCCCACCCACCTCTGAGTCTGACCTGGAACCTGCCACAGATGGGCCAGCCTCCGAGACCACTACCCTCAGCCCAGAGGCCACCACCTTTAATGACACCAGAATACCTGATGCAGCTGGTGGCACGGCCGGCGTGGGTACCATGCTTCTGTCCTTTGGGATCATCACGGTGATAGGCCTGGCTGTGGCCATGGTGAGAgctggggtgggctggggggAGATAATCAGTGTTTAGATTTATAGAGAATCGAATCAATCAGAAGACAatctggttgttgttgttgttgtttttgagacagagtcttgctccgtcatgcaggctggagtgcaatggctcgatctcagctcactgcaacctccacctccagggcttaagcgagtctcctgcctcagcctcccaagtagctgggattacaggcgtgagctgccacgcccggctaatttttgtatttttagtagagatggggtttcgctatgttggccaggctggtcttgaactcctggcctcaagtgatctgcccctgttggcctcccaaagtgctgggattacaggcatgagcctctgtgcccggccaacaatcTATTGATGAGAGTGCGGTCCTCCTCTCCCGCAGAGATTCGTCCATTGGGGCCCAGAGACCAGAGAGGCTATGCTTCCAATTGGAAACAGCAGAAAAGGTTCTCAGGAATACATGGTGTCTTGAGCTGGGTCGTGAAGGCCACATAGTAGTCAGGGAGTTCCAAGTAGAGGGTCCTGATGGGCAAAAGTTTGGAGGCAGACAGAAGGTTCTGTGAGCAGCCAGCAGGACAGTTAGGGCAGTGGACGTGGGGTTGCAATAGAAGAAAAGGCTTAAACGTGGTTGACGTGGACCGTGGGCTGCAGAGTCTGGGTAAGATGATCTGTGCATGGGAGGCTGTTGGCAgtgaacattcatttattcacttgacaattatttactgagtacctgccCTGGACCAGGCCTTTGGGACCCAGTAGAGGCTGGGAAGACAAGGTCCTGCCCTGTGGTTCTTACAGGGAGTGGGAAACAGATAAAAACCAAGAGTTCCAAGGGAAGCCTGCAGGGACTGACTTGGGGACTCAGGAAAGCAGGAGCGCTTTCCAGGCTAGGTGGTTAGGGACAGCTGAGAAGCAAAATTAGAGCTGAGACCTCAAAGTGGAAGCCTGGCTTCCGTGTCATGAGAAGGGGTAGAGGTGGCAGCCATCAGGAAGGaagggggctggggagagggctgCAGGTATCCTTCAGTAGTGAGTGTGACGCCTCTTGACCTGGTGTCAGTCCCTAAGGATATGGGCTGTCCCCCTAAGATACACGGACACTCAGAATGTCACTGAGGAACCACTGGAGATCGTGCAGGCTGAGACTAGGGAAGATGGGGTGCCCCTGAGGTTCCCCAGTGTGCCTGGCAATGGTAGGATTCTGCCCACTTCTCCTCGCAGGCTCTGATGGCTGGCCTTGGGCTCAGGAGCATGTTGCTCTGACAAGTAGGGCTGTGGATGGCCCATCATGGCCTGGTTGGAGCTGCTGTTAAACCAGGGTTGCCATATGGGCCCCGCAGGCTCCAGATTGCTGCCAGGGAGCAACTGCCAGCCAGCAAGCAGGCCCAGGGTGCAGCACAGGCAGAATGAGGCCAGGGCCTGAGAGGTCTCCTGGGTGGGGGTAAGGCAGGATGCCAATGTTTTCCCTTGGCACCCATGCAGTGGGTAAGCAGATGGAGGCACACTTAAGGGCAGAATGGGGCCTAGAAACTGCCTTCGTTACTTTCAGTGAAAGGTTTTGTCCTTGGAACTTGAGAACGCTCTCTTACTCTTTGTTCTAGAGGAACATTCAGAAGGCCTGGGTGGATGGCCCTCTTGCCAAAATCAGAGGTAGGAAGCTCGTAGGACAAAGGCAGCGGAGGGCAGAAGATAGCTCCTGGGGACCGGAGACAGGCCCAGATGTGCTCACTGAGTGCTGCTTCCTCTCCCCGATGCCAGCCTCAAGCAGGACCGTGGGCACAAGGAGGAGCAAATCTGCACCAGGCTTTCTGCCTTACCCAGGAAGGAAAAGTGCTTGGTACGGGCAGACCAGGATCAGTGGTGGGGGAGGTTACTGGAGGAGGTGGGGCTGCACCTGCTGGACAGTGAGGGGTAGGGAAGATTTGGAAAGGAAGGTGTAGGGTTGGCTGTTAGCTGAGGAAGAGGGGAAAAGGCATGGAAATTGGGTAAAGGTTCTGGCCTTTTCTGTAGATCCTTCTGAATCCCAGGGTctcagggaagggaggagggcttGGGGCAAGGGCTGAGAGGTGGGGAtcacaggggctggggctggggctggatcCACTTGCTCAGGGTGGCAGGGGCTGGGCCAGAAGACCCCAGAGTTCTTGTCACAGCCTACCCAAAGGAGAGTAAGGGAGCACCCCTACATGCGACCCTGGACAGGAAGGGAGAGTAAGGATCAATACCCTAGTTTCTTTTCAGGTTTTGGGGATCCTGCAGGAGGAGCTCTGGGCCAGGCTGGAAATCAAACCAGATTCAAGCTGTGAATGGGGTACAAAGTATGTGGGAGGATTTGGGGTAAACCACAGGGCTGTGCTTTCCCCCAGGCAGAGGTAGTCATGCTCCTGGTAGTCAGAAACTGCCAGTTTAGGGAAGAGCAGGTTGATGGCAGAAGTCCCTGGATTCCCCACCCAAGGTGGTCCCCCAAGTCTTACCCACTTCCTCCCTGTCCTCAGTGCATTGTACAGGGTTTCTTACTCTGGCCTAGAGGTCCTAGATGTTTTCTCAGGCTGCCTAGGCCCTCATCTTCAAGGCTGTACAATGGGGGACCAGACCTAGGGGCCTTCTTAGGTTCCTCTTGCATCAGAGTTTTTGGGGGTTTACCTGGGCTGATGCTTAGGGGCTCCAGTCCCCCACCCCTACCTTAGTCCACTGGGGGCTGTCAGCCTCCCATAGGAACTCCGGAGACCACCAGCGCAGGGCCTTGCCTAGAGCCACTGCTCTACACGCTACAGAGTCTGGCCACTGCCTGTCCCTGGTTCTTTTTACAAGttatagagacggggtgtcagtatgttgcccaggctggactcgaactcctgggctcaagagatccccctgcctcagcctgttgagtaactgggactacaggcatgtgctaccttACCTGGTCCCTTTACTTTTTGCCTGCATGTGGCTTTGGGCCTGGGAAGAGTTGAGGGGAGGGGACGTGCTGAAGTTTTCCCTTTCTTCAGCCCTGGGGAGCCACAGGCAGGTGCTGAGTGGCTGGAGCTACAGTTAGTATTGGCACTGTCTGCAGCTAACAATGTCAAAAGGAGGCATggggccggcgtggtggctcatgtctgtaatcccagcactttgggaggccgaggcgggtggatcacaaggtcaggagttcaagacctgaccaacaggtctggccaacatggtaaaaccccatctctactaaaaattcaaaaattagctgggtgtggtggtgcacacctataatccgagctactcgggaggcttaggcaggagaatcacttgaaccttggaggcggaggttgcagtgagccgagattgtgccactgcactccagcctgagtgacagagcaagactctgtctcaaaaaaaaaaaaggaggcatgaAGGTGAAGTGGGGGTGGTGTATGTGTCATTAAGATGGGGACCCACGGGTCTCTTGTTCGTCAGCCTCAGCGTGTCCCCATCCAGAAGGGCTGCTGGGTTCCTCAGGGCCTTCTCTCCTTGCCATTTGATGCTGCTCCTTCTCTTGCAGGTTTTGTAcatcaggaagaagaagaggtaaTTCCCCACCCAAACCCAAATCCCACCCAAAACTCGAGCCCAAGGGCAGTGCTGGACTGGGCTCCGAGGGAAGTGGGTGAAAAGCTGATCAGGGAGTCAAGGCCTCGCCTGCCCATTCACGGTTGGGGGTGACCACTTTCCTTTGGGGAGGGTTGAGGGCCCCCCTTGCACAAGGATCTCACACACAGGGCAGGCAGGTGTGAGGATTCTAGATAACTGGGTATAACCCTGGGACTGGGGAtgggcagggagggagaaggCTGGGATTACTCCCACCCAACTGCCCAGCTGCGCTTGCCCTGCTGCTCTGAGCTAACTGCTACTGGCTCCCCAGTCCCACCTGAGACTCAGACACTGTGGATTACAGCAAGGCCCTAGCCTAGGTGATCCCTGTGGGGCCCATGGATGACAGCTACTTGGCGTATGGCCTTAACCTGGAGTGGGTAACTGCTGCCTCCCTGGCTACCCATTTAAGGGGTTGAGCTGGTACTATAGGTGCAAATATGTCTGTCATTTGTTCCCATTTCAAGGGAAATCTTAAGGCCCTAAGCATGGTCGTGTGCTGTGGCTCAGCTAGTCAGGAGACAGGGCCTGGAGGGCTGCTGGGAGGGAAAGGGCCTGCCCTGTCCCCAGCAGCCTTTGCCCCCATCCCCAGGCTGGAGAAGCTACGCCACCAGCTCATGCCCATGTACAACTTCGACCCCACGGAGGAACAAGATGAGTTGGAGCAGGAGCTGCTGGAGCATGGGCGGGACGCCGCCTCCGTGCAGGCTGCTAATTCTGTTCAGGCCATGCAGGGCAAGGTGGGCACTGACCAGGTTCCCCACCCCGCCTGCAGCATCCTCTGTCCTCCACCCtcaccctccctcctttcttatGCAGCTTTCTAGCACCTGCCTTGTGGTCAGATGGCAGGTATTGGGTACATGGCTTTTTCCAGATTTGTTCAGAAAGTGGTCAGATTGCTCTGGGGCCACCCACAAACTCACAGCGCAAGGCCAGGCCGAGGCAGTCCTGGGATCCAGCCTGGCTCTGCCCCATAGCCTGCTGATCTTGGGAGCCCCACtggcatctctgagcctcagtgttctcatccaCAATTGAAAATCCTAATTCTTGCCCCATGTGCCCCCATGTACTGGTTAGGAAAGTAGGAAAGGACTAATGAGGGAGATTGTTGGCGGCTAGGACCCCAGGTTCCTCTGCTTCCTGAGGGTCCGTGGTCCTGAGTGGGTTGTGGATGGGGCCAGACTCTTGGGCAGCGGTACCTCTGAGTAGGCTGGTGGATTCCCAGTGGCTGACAGACCCAGGCATGTGAAGATCCCAGCCAAACTTGCCTCCTGTGTCCAGAGGGATGGGTACCTGTGTGGCCATCCTGCTGTAGCCACTGGGCTGCCTGACCACTTGCCACCATTTCCCCAAATCTGCAAGGGCCAGAGCACCATGAGCAGGCCTGGCCTGCCCCTGACTCATCCAGCCTCTTTGCGTCTTCTTGGGCTCAGAAAGAATCCAGGCTGGGAGTCTGAAGACCCTTTGGTTTTGCCACCAGTTCTGCATCACCTGGGTCAGGATATATTGCCCCCTTGGGATATTCAGGAACTCACACTGAGAACCTTGGTCCACCCAGCCGCTGGGACTGCTGGCCACTTGATAACTTGTTTCCCGTGTTCCTCCTTGTACCAGCCCCTGTGCTAGGGCCCGGGGGTACAGATCCCCCGCTGGGAAAAGGTGATGCATGCATAATGAAATCAACACAGTTGCCTCCAAGGTGACAGGGCAAGCTGGGGAGGAGTCATCTGAGCCAAGTCGTATTTATAGGCTGAGCTTGCAgggagggcattccaggcagaagccaTTGCTAGTGCCAAGCATAAGCAGGCACCAGGAAGTGAGGGTGGAGGTGACTGGGCCAGTGAGTGCATGGCCTTGCCCATGGTCTCTGATGCCCTTGCCTATCTTCCTGCAGACTACTCTGCCCTCCCAGGGCCCACTGCAGAGGCCCAGCCGGCTGGTGTTTACCGATGTGGCCAATGCCATCCATGCGTGAGTGGCCTGGGACAAGCCCGGACTTCTGATAGAGACCCGCCACGGTGCCCACAGAGCTCTCCACTCCCTGATTGTCAAGACCTACTCTGAAGATCTGCCCTGCCAAGACATGAGAGGGCTGAGCCAGGCCCCAGCTGTTCTCCAGACCCACCTGCTGACTCTAGACTCTAAGAGAGGGCCCTAGCCAGGTTGGACTTCTGACCACTGACTTCTCCTGACCTGAGGGCCCTGGCACAGAGGGCATCCCTCAGGCTGAGAAGGTCAAGAGCCTCTGCTGGCTTCCTCATCCCCTGTCCAGATCCCTCACGTCAGGGTCTGCCCCATTAATGTGGAGGAAATGGGGGAGATACAGAGTGGGAGGGATtgggggaggaaaggggaggTTTCCCTCTGTTAGGGAGAGACCTGTTTTTTGGAATCTGGAGCCTCctctggggtggggagaggaaacAACCCAAGCTATAGGGACAGGGTAGGGCAGCACCTGTTATGGGCCCTGAGAAGCCCAGAGATGGAGCTGAAACTGTCCAGTATGCAAGGATGCCAGGAGAAGGGCAATTCACACCCAGGGTCCATCCATACTACAGAGGGTCCAGGAGGTCTCCCAGCCACCCATCCTTGGCAACCAGATGTTACTGGGGCCAAGCTAGGATGGGAGCTGAGGGGGAAGGAAGTAGGGGAATGGAAGTGGAAGGATACAGCCCCCCTCCAGACCTGCTGAGAGGCCTCATGCATGTGCATGAGTGTGCCCACGGGCAGACATGTGCCTGTCCCAGCACAGCGGGCAGGATGAGATTGTCCACACTGGCCCCACCCTCCAAGTCGACCTCTACCCCATGGTATATAGTGGAGCATCAGGGTAGGCTATCTTTTCTGCCTTCAATCTTCAGGGACTGCAGGGAAGAGGGAAGCACGCACGGCACGGTTCCTCTCTCCACTGCATTGCTTCACTGGGCTCACCTGCTTCTGAAAACGACTCCCTGTCTTGGGCTCTACTGAGGATCTGGGGTTGGGAGAGGCTGTTGGTCTGAGGACAGTAATCACAGGCTGCAGGCTAGAGGGGGCAGTTATGACTGCCTGAAAGCGGGTGAGGGATTGCACCTCAGAAAAACATCTAAAAAACGTAGTCTATGTTTGAATTCCCCACCTCCATCCCATCTATGGGAAGAGCCGTTCAGTGTTTAGAGAGTGGGGAGATGGGTCCCTGCACTTGGCCTCTCCATAAGCCTTGGAGGGTCAGGGCTGATACCAGGGGTCCTGGCAAGGCATTGGGCAGAGACAGACCCCAAGAGCGGGGCATTTTTTTATGCTGggcatacatatgcacacaagcATGCACAGAGGCATGTcctgtgcccagcctgtccaCCGTCACTGTCCACCACTGCTTGGAGGGGATGCAGGGGTAGTGTATGCAGACCTTCCATTGGGCAAATGCCATGTGTCAGGAGGGAAGGGCCTAGGAAGCCCCCATGGGGAAGGTTCTGGATTTATTCCCTCCTCTAAATGCTGTAAATACGTTAGCACTTGAGTCGACTGGAGGCTGCCAGGGATTCAGGATATGCAACCAGAGCAGCTCCATGTGAGAGCATTAAAGATGTAATGAAGATGTTTACATGGAGAGAGTGTGAGCCTGTGACACTTGGGGTGTGGAACCCTAGGAGGGGCAGGATGGGTGAGGGGCTTTGCGGGGCCTGGGGATAGTTGCTTGGATCACAGCTATGAGGTGGCAGCCCAGGTTTCTCTTGAGCCGTCTGAGGAAATGCCTCTGGCCCTGACTTCAAGGTTGCCCTGGGGCTTCATGTCTCAACTGTGGATTGGGGTCCCAAGGCCTGCCACCCCCTAGGGTGGAAAGGTCAACTGGACAGGACCTTGTGGGAACGGGGGAGGAAGGGGGCTTGAGCCCCAAGGGCCCCAGGGGAGGTATGGCACCTCGGGACCCATAGGAGCTGGGTCTGAAACACAAAAGGAAGCAAAATAGTGTGGCTTTTTTCTGGAGCACAAGGGTGCAGGGGAAGGGTGGGGTGTGGGAAGCCATTAGGGTCATCTGTGTGGAACCCACCTGCAGGGTTCAGAAGGGTTTGGGGGGAGAATGACACTAGGGTGACCAGCCATCCTGGTTTTCCCAGGGCTATTCCAGTTTTAGCCCTGAAAGTCCCACAAACCAGGACTCTAAGCGACATCCAGGCTCTCCCCAGAGAGCTGAGCCTTCAGGCCAGCATCATGGAAATAAGGGGCGGGCGAGCCCCCGCTCCCCCAGTTCCACGATGGAGGGCTGAGCTagaggaaggggctgggggaCAGGGCCTTAGGTGAGGGGAGGGCCACGTGCCCATGAGCCAACCACACTGGGGTCACAGCTCAGCCTGTCAGTGATGGCCTTGATCTTTGGAAGAGGTCTCCTTCCCTCAGCAGATTGGCAGGATTCTGGAGGGGCATGGAGTGAGAGGAAAGGTGGTGGTGGGCTGTGTCCTCTCACCCTGTTGGGTGGCCCTTCAGCCCAGGGATGTGGGAGCTGCAGAAGACCCAGCATCTGGGGGATCCTGAAGAAAAGGGGCCTGTGGAGTAAGGCTGGCTCCCAGGGACCAGGACCTGGATGGTGGCTCCAGGAGGACCCCAGTGCCCatctgctcctgctgcctgcccCATGCCCGTCTCCTGCAGGGCGGGCTTGGCTATATGATGTGCACAGGGCAGCTGTCTCTGTGGGTGCCAGGGCACATGTTCACACCTCTTGTGCCCTCACAGGCACCTTCTCCCCCTTCCACCCACCTTCTGCTCTCTAGCTGTTATGCCCAGTCCTGCAGGAAAACCAAGTTCCCAGCAAGTTCCCAGGTCTTCCAGAGTGTggggtcaataaatatttgggtgAAAGGTTCTGGTTGGTGTGTCCTCCTTGAGGCCTTGAGGCTGGTGTGCTCACCACCCTCAGCCAGGCAGTGGAATGAGATGGAGTCGCCTGCCTGCCTCACTGCTTCTGAAATTGACTATTAAATGGGGCCCTTTGAGAAATGCCCCCTGCccgacaacacacacacacacacacacacacacacacacacacttccataAGTAAAACCGTTCCTTGGGAGTAGCAACCAGGGCTTGGGCTCAGAAGCTGGGCAGTTTGCAGTAGGTGGTATCTGGGTGGACGCGGCTCGGCGCCTTCAGAGGCCATCTTCTTGTTTAATAAAGTGAAATGTCACCTTCGAGCCAAAGTGAATGAAATAATCCCATTGCCTGGCTGCAGGCAGACACTGGGGACGCCtacagaatgtaaaggaaagttcTTGCCGGGGAGGGCCCAGAAACTCCAGTAGAGCAGCTTGACCTTGCTGTGGATTCCTTCCAGAAACATTGCTAAGCGTCTATCATGAGCCTGGCACCACGGTCCTGAGGGTGAACCCACCTAGACTCTGCATTTCCATTCTAGATGGAGGAGACAGATGTCAAATAGgaaaaaaggtgtgtgtgtgtgtacacacataacacacattCTATAggtctatatatctctatatctacagCTGTAGGGAAAAGAAGGTGGGGTGGGGCACGGTGTGCCTAGGGATTTTATAGGCTGACGGCAgacacccccaccccatcctgccCAGCTGCACCCCTCAGCAGGCCTCAGTGTGGAGAGCCGTGGTCAATAATATGTGGGGGAACCCTAGGAGATGCTGTTTGACATTCCCACACACCTTGTCCTCTGAGGGCTCAGGACAGGGGGCCTTAGTCAACCAGGGGACACTCTAAAAGGCCAGAGTTGCTGAGAAAAGAACAAGTGTGTAGACATCAGCtgcagggaaaggaggaagggagggggagagcATGGAGACCCCTTAGGTGGGGTGGGACCAGAATGCCATCCCACCCGGGCCTGGGTCTGCCCGTGGCACCTTCTCTCACCTCCCCTCAGCCATCAGAGCTCCTTGGCAGCATTTCCTGCCCCCCTCACCCTAGGCGCTTTGGTCCTGCAAGTGGAAGTTCAGGGCAGGTGTCAGTGCTCCCCAGGAACAActccctgcccctctcccccAACTCAAGGGAGCTAAAGGAAGGGCAGCAGGTATACAGGGAGGAACAAGAAGTGGATGTCCCCTCCCCCATCACAGAGAAAACTCTAGGGCTACAGCCTTCAGCCCAGGAGAAGGTCTGTTGGGGAAGCAGAGAGGGAGGCGGAGCTGAGACCTATCTGGGTAGGGGGTttcctttccccagcccctggcctggGGAAAGCAGTCTGTGTCAAAGAGACCTTCTGCCGGGCGAAGGAGGAGGACCTGCTTCTCAGGTCTGCCCTCAGCTTTGAAGGATCCCCCTCTTTCTCAGGGTTCTGCTGGGAAGGTGATCCTCTGGGAGCCTGGGGCCAAGGTTTCTGTCTGGAGATGTTACCCTGAACTCAAATCTGCAGACAGAGGAGGGAGGTCCAGAGAGTCTTTACTCTGAGGCCAGGGGGCCCCCTCCCTAGCCTCACCCATGGGATACCAAGGCCTCCAGTAAGCCAGGTCAGCTCTGATCAGTCGATCATAGCCTGAGCCAGATGTTCACATTTTGAGCAAAATCTCAGGTAGTCCAGCACACCATTTAACTTGAAAGCAAAGTGAAAAATCACACAAGGGCCTCCCTGGCATCTCCCTCATGCCAAGTCCACAGGAGGAATCGAGCACTTTCTGTATGCTCATCCATGTGCTTGGAGGTGAGTGAGGGTTTGCCCCCCTTGAGAGCCAAGTCTGCTGGGTTGGAGAAAGTCTGCTGACTGAGTTGCTCCCAATCTCCAAGAGTTGCATTGAGGGAGACCTgcctggaggaggcagaggagcagGCACCAGCCACCTTCATTTTCTGCCTGACTCATCAGGACCTGGGTTGCAGGCCAGGACGTGGCAGCCTCTGCTGCCCATTCTGTGGGTGTGGCCGTAGCTGTG contains these protein-coding regions:
- the LOC129481389 gene encoding uncharacterized protein isoform X1 — translated: MNSRTASARGWFSSRPPTSESDLEPATDGPASETTTLSPEATTFNDTRIPDAAGGTAGVGTMLLSFGIITVIGLAVAMRNIQKAWVDGPLAKIRGRKLVGQRQRRAEDSSWGPETGPDVLTECCFLSPMPASSRTVGTRRSKSAPGFLPYPGRKSAWFCTSGRRRGWRSYATSSCPCTTSTPRRNKMSWSRSCWSMGGTPPPCRLLILFRPCRARLLCPPRAHCRGPAGWCLPMWPMPSMREWPGTSPDF
- the LOC129481389 gene encoding uncharacterized protein C3orf18 isoform X2, with the translated sequence MNSRTASARGWFSSRPPTSESDLEPATDGPASETTTLSPEATTFNDTRIPDAAGGTAGVGTMLLSFGIITVIGLAVAMVLYIRKKKRLEKLRHQLMPMYNFDPTEEQDELEQELLEHGRDAASVQAANSVQAMQGKTTLPSQGPLQRPSRLVFTDVANAIHA
- the LOC129481389 gene encoding uncharacterized protein C3orf18 isoform X3 — its product is MNSRTASARGWFSSRPPTSESDLEPATDGPASETTTLSPEATTFNDTRIPDAAGGTAGVLYIRKKKRLEKLRHQLMPMYNFDPTEEQDELEQELLEHGRDAASVQAANSVQAMQGKTTLPSQGPLQRPSRLVFTDVANAIHA